A single genomic interval of Streptococcus oralis subsp. dentisani harbors:
- the nspC gene encoding carboxynorspermidine decarboxylase, with amino-acid sequence MKLEQVPTPAYVIDLAKLEANCRILQYVQEEAGCKVLLAQKAYSLYKTYPLISQYLSGTTASGLYEAKLAREEFPGEVHVFAPAFRDVDLEELLEITDHIVFNSERQLRKHGPRCRAAGISVGLRINPQCSTQGDHALYDPCSPGSRFGVTLDKIPSDLLDLVDGLHFHTLCEQGSDDLETTLKAVEAQFGPYLHEVKWLNMGGGHHITREDYDVDLLISEIKRIRETYNLEVYIEPGEAIALNAGYLATEVLDIVENSMEILVLDASATCHMPDVLEMPYRPPLRNGFEAQEKAHTYRLSSNTCLTGDVIGDYSFENPVQIGDRLYFEDMAIYSFVKNNTFNGIGLPSLYLMDEQGDCSLVKAFGYQDFKGRLS; translated from the coding sequence ATGAAGCTAGAACAAGTACCAACACCAGCTTACGTCATTGACTTAGCAAAGTTAGAAGCCAACTGTCGCATTTTACAATATGTACAAGAAGAAGCTGGTTGCAAGGTTTTGCTTGCCCAGAAAGCATATTCCCTCTACAAAACCTATCCCTTGATTAGCCAGTACCTATCTGGTACAACTGCAAGTGGTCTCTATGAAGCGAAGCTGGCTAGAGAAGAATTTCCGGGGGAAGTCCATGTTTTTGCGCCAGCTTTCAGGGATGTGGACTTGGAGGAATTGCTTGAGATAACAGACCATATCGTCTTTAACTCGGAGAGACAGTTGCGTAAACATGGTCCTCGTTGTCGAGCGGCTGGTATCAGTGTCGGTTTGCGTATCAATCCTCAATGTTCAACCCAAGGAGATCACGCGCTCTATGACCCTTGTTCACCAGGTTCTCGTTTTGGTGTGACACTTGATAAAATTCCTAGTGATTTGTTGGATTTAGTGGACGGACTTCATTTTCATACCCTTTGCGAGCAAGGTTCAGATGATTTAGAGACAACTTTGAAAGCAGTAGAAGCGCAGTTTGGTCCTTATTTACATGAGGTGAAATGGCTCAATATGGGTGGCGGACACCACATCACAAGAGAAGATTACGATGTGGATTTGCTGATTTCTGAAATCAAGCGTATCCGAGAAACTTACAATCTTGAGGTCTATATCGAGCCGGGTGAAGCCATTGCGCTCAATGCGGGTTATCTAGCAACTGAAGTATTGGATATTGTAGAAAACAGTATGGAGATCTTGGTTTTAGATGCCTCCGCGACCTGCCATATGCCAGATGTACTTGAGATGCCCTATCGTCCACCTTTGAGAAATGGATTTGAGGCTCAGGAAAAAGCCCATACCTATAGACTTTCTTCCAATACTTGTCTGACGGGTGATGTGATTGGCGACTATAGTTTTGAAAATCCAGTCCAAATCGGTGACAGACTCTATTTCGAAGATATGGCTATTTACTCCTTTGTCAAAAATAATACTTTTAACGGTATTGGCTTGCCAAGTCTCTATCTTATGGACGAGCAGGGAGACTGCAGTTTAGTCAAAGCCTTCGGTTACCAAGACTTTAAAGGGAGATTATCATGA
- the speE gene encoding polyamine aminopropyltransferase, giving the protein MDLWFSEVHTPDVKLSLRTAKQLYAGKSEWQDIEVLDTPAFGKILILNGHVLFSDADDFVYNEMTVHVPMAVHPNPKKVLVIGGGDGGVAQVLTLYPELEQIDIVEPDEMLVEVCREYFPDFAAGLDDPRVTIYYQNGLRFLRNCEDDYDIIINDATDPFGHTEGLFTKEFYGNSYRALKKDGIMIYQHGSPFFDEDESACRSMHRKVNQAFPISRVYQAHIPTSPAGYWLFGFASKKYHPVKDFDKEGWKKRQLFTEYYTANLHVGAFMLPKYVEDILEDEEGKK; this is encoded by the coding sequence ATGGATTTATGGTTTTCTGAAGTTCATACTCCAGATGTGAAATTGTCCTTGAGAACTGCCAAGCAACTCTATGCTGGAAAAAGTGAATGGCAGGATATCGAAGTCTTGGATACGCCAGCTTTTGGGAAAATACTGATTTTAAATGGTCACGTCTTGTTCTCAGATGCGGATGATTTTGTTTACAACGAAATGACCGTTCACGTTCCCATGGCTGTGCATCCCAATCCAAAGAAAGTCTTGGTTATTGGGGGTGGTGACGGTGGTGTTGCCCAAGTATTAACCCTCTATCCTGAACTTGAGCAAATCGATATTGTGGAACCAGATGAGATGTTGGTTGAGGTCTGCCGTGAGTATTTCCCAGACTTTGCTGCAGGGCTAGATGATCCTCGTGTTACCATTTACTACCAAAATGGGCTACGCTTTTTGCGAAACTGTGAAGATGACTACGATATTATCATCAACGATGCAACAGATCCATTTGGACATACGGAAGGGCTCTTTACCAAGGAATTTTATGGAAACAGTTACAGAGCTCTCAAAAAAGACGGCATCATGATTTATCAGCATGGTAGTCCTTTCTTTGACGAAGATGAGTCAGCTTGCCGAAGTATGCACCGTAAGGTCAATCAAGCCTTTCCAATCAGTCGGGTTTATCAGGCGCACATCCCAACCAGTCCTGCTGGTTATTGGTTGTTTGGATTTGCATCGAAAAAATACCACCCGGTCAAAGATTTTGATAAGGAAGGCTGGAAAAAACGCCAGCTTTTCACAGAATACTACACTGCAAACTTACATGTGGGTGCCTTTATGTTGCCCAAGTATGTTGAGGATATTTTAGAAGATGAGGAAGGGAAAAAATGA
- a CDS encoding saccharopine dehydrogenase family protein: MSRLLVIGCGGVAQVAISKICQDSETFTEIMIASRTKSKCDDLKAKLEGKTSTKIETAALDADKVEEVIALIESYKPEAVLNVALPYQDLTIMDACLATGVHYIDTANYEAENTEDPEWRAIYEKRCKELGFTAYFDYSWQWAYQEKFKEAGLTALLGSGFDPGVTSVFSAYALKHYFDEIHYIDILDCNGGDHGYPFATNFNPEINLREVSAPGSYWEDGKWVEVEAMSIKREYDFPQVGQKDMYLLHHEEIESLAKNIPGVKRIRFFMTFGQSYLTHMKCLGNVGLLRTDTINFNGQEIVPIQFLKALLPDPASLGPRTVGKTNIGCIFTGVKDGVEKTIYIYNVCDHQECYAEVGSQAISYTTGVPAMIGTKLVMNGTWKQPGVYNLEELDPDPFMEALNEYGLPWVVVENPQMVD; this comes from the coding sequence ATGAGTCGTTTATTAGTCATTGGATGTGGGGGCGTTGCCCAAGTTGCTATTTCAAAGATTTGTCAAGATAGCGAAACCTTTACAGAGATTATGATTGCTAGCCGTACAAAGTCAAAATGTGATGATTTGAAGGCTAAATTAGAAGGCAAAACAAGTACAAAGATTGAAACAGCTGCTCTTGATGCTGATAAGGTAGAAGAAGTGATTGCTTTGATTGAAAGCTACAAACCAGAAGCCGTTTTGAACGTAGCTCTGCCATACCAAGACTTAACTATCATGGATGCTTGTTTGGCGACAGGTGTCCACTATATAGATACTGCCAACTATGAGGCTGAGAATACAGAAGACCCTGAATGGCGTGCTATTTATGAGAAACGTTGTAAGGAACTTGGATTTACAGCCTACTTTGACTACTCATGGCAGTGGGCTTATCAGGAGAAATTCAAAGAAGCTGGCTTAACTGCTCTTCTTGGTTCTGGTTTTGACCCAGGTGTGACTAGTGTCTTTTCAGCATATGCCCTCAAACATTACTTCGATGAAATCCACTATATCGACATTTTAGACTGTAATGGTGGAGATCACGGTTATCCATTTGCGACAAACTTTAACCCAGAAATCAATCTCCGCGAGGTTTCTGCGCCAGGTTCTTACTGGGAAGATGGAAAATGGGTCGAAGTTGAAGCTATGTCTATCAAGCGTGAGTATGATTTCCCTCAAGTTGGACAAAAAGACATGTATCTCCTTCACCATGAAGAAATTGAATCATTGGCCAAAAACATTCCTGGTGTCAAACGGATTCGTTTCTTTATGACCTTTGGGCAATCTTATCTAACACACATGAAATGCTTGGGAAATGTCGGACTCCTTCGTACGGATACCATTAACTTTAACGGTCAAGAAATCGTACCAATCCAATTTTTGAAAGCTTTGCTTCCAGATCCAGCCAGCCTTGGTCCACGCACAGTTGGTAAAACCAATATCGGTTGTATCTTTACAGGTGTCAAAGACGGTGTTGAAAAGACCATCTATATCTACAATGTTTGCGACCATCAGGAATGTTACGCAGAGGTTGGTTCACAAGCTATTTCTTACACAACAGGAGTTCCAGCTATGATTGGGACAAAATTAGTGATGAACGGTACTTGGAAACAACCTGGAGTTTACAACCTTGAAGAGTTGGATCCAGATCCATTCATGGAAGCATTGAATGAGTATGGTTTGCCTTGGGTTGTGGTTGAGAATCCGCAAATGGTGGACTAA
- a CDS encoding aminotransferase class I/II-fold pyridoxal phosphate-dependent enzyme: protein MKKLDQNQAPIYEGLIKLRKKRIVPFDVPGHKRGRGNPELVELLGEKCVGIDVNSMKPLDNLGHPISIIRDSEELAADTFGAAHAFLMIGGTTSSVQTMILSTCKAGDKIILPRNVHKSAINALVLCGAIPIYIEMSVDPKIGIALGLENDRVAQAIKEHPDAKAILINNPTYYGICSDLKGLTEMAHEAGMLVLVDEAHGAHLHFTDKLPLSAMDVGADMAAVSMHKSGGSLTQSSILLIGNQMNPEYVRQIINLTQSTSASYLLMSSLDISRRNLALRGKESFEKVIELSEYARREINAIGGYYAYSKELIDGVSVCDFDVTKLSVYTQGIGLTGIEVYDLLRDEYDIQIEFGDIGNILAYISIGDRIQDIERLVGALADIKRLYSRDGKDLIAGEYIQPELVLSPQEAFYSERESLSLADSVGHVCGEFVMCYPPGIPILAPGERITREIVDYIQFAKERGCSLQGTEDPEVNHINVIKRKEN from the coding sequence TTGAAAAAGTTAGATCAAAATCAGGCCCCTATTTATGAAGGTCTGATTAAGCTAAGAAAGAAACGGATTGTTCCCTTTGATGTACCAGGTCACAAACGCGGACGGGGAAATCCAGAACTTGTTGAATTGTTGGGAGAAAAATGTGTTGGCATTGATGTCAATTCTATGAAACCCTTGGATAATCTAGGCCATCCCATTTCGATTATTCGGGATTCAGAGGAACTAGCAGCTGATACTTTTGGAGCAGCGCATGCCTTTCTCATGATTGGTGGAACAACATCATCTGTTCAAACCATGATTCTTTCCACCTGCAAGGCAGGAGATAAGATTATTCTGCCACGTAATGTCCACAAATCTGCTATCAATGCGCTGGTTCTATGTGGTGCCATTCCCATCTATATCGAGATGAGTGTAGATCCTAAAATCGGCATCGCTTTAGGTCTTGAAAATGACCGTGTTGCACAGGCCATCAAGGAACATCCGGATGCTAAAGCTATCCTAATCAACAATCCTACCTACTATGGGATTTGTTCAGACCTTAAAGGTTTGACGGAAATGGCTCATGAAGCTGGCATGCTTGTTTTAGTGGACGAAGCCCATGGAGCTCATCTGCATTTTACAGATAAATTGCCGCTATCTGCTATGGACGTTGGCGCTGATATGGCAGCGGTCTCTATGCATAAGTCTGGTGGGAGTTTGACCCAAAGCTCCATTTTACTTATTGGGAATCAGATGAATCCCGAGTACGTTCGTCAGATCATCAACTTGACTCAGTCAACATCAGCCTCCTACTTGTTAATGTCTAGTTTGGATATTTCACGTCGCAACTTAGCTCTTCGTGGAAAAGAGTCGTTTGAGAAAGTCATTGAGCTATCCGAGTATGCTCGTCGTGAAATCAATGCTATTGGTGGTTACTATGCCTACTCAAAAGAGTTAATAGACGGTGTGTCAGTCTGTGATTTTGATGTGACCAAGCTGTCAGTGTACACTCAGGGGATTGGGCTAACAGGGATAGAGGTTTATGACCTCTTGCGAGATGAATACGATATTCAGATCGAGTTTGGGGATATTGGGAATATCTTGGCCTATATTTCCATCGGTGACCGCATCCAAGATATCGAACGTTTGGTCGGTGCTTTGGCTGATATCAAGAGACTCTACTCAAGAGATGGGAAAGACTTGATAGCTGGAGAATATATCCAACCAGAGTTAGTGCTGTCTCCACAAGAAGCCTTCTATTCAGAAAGAGAAAGTTTATCCTTGGCTGATTCTGTTGGACATGTCTGTGGGGAATTTGTCATGTGCTATCCTCCAGGGATTCCAATTTTGGCTCCTGGTGAACGTATTACACGAGAAATTGTAGACTATATCCAATTTGCCAAGGAACGTGGTTGCTCCCTCCAAGGGACGGAAGATCCAGAGGTCAATCACATCAACGTCATTAAGAGAAAGGAGAACTAG
- a CDS encoding YfbM family protein produces the protein MGMIANYRYINDQYLHQMKSFNAEEEDQFEIVEEEELLLDIDKMWDVLHFVLTDVGTSNPSRNDPLSVAILGVTPLENVAEYITYTEKTKVAEIYSALENFDMEEAMAHFSMQACKNADLYPDIWDYDEEEEEIEEEICEYFQAMKDFYKKILELNGNVMVTIC, from the coding sequence ATGGGAATGATTGCTAATTATAGATATATCAATGATCAGTATTTACATCAAATGAAAAGTTTTAATGCTGAAGAAGAAGATCAATTTGAGATAGTAGAGGAAGAAGAACTTCTACTTGATATAGATAAAATGTGGGATGTTCTTCATTTTGTGCTTACAGATGTTGGTACTTCAAACCCCAGTCGGAATGATCCTTTGAGCGTGGCTATTTTGGGTGTGACGCCACTTGAAAATGTCGCAGAATATATTACTTATACAGAAAAAACAAAAGTAGCAGAAATTTATTCAGCATTGGAAAACTTTGATATGGAAGAAGCCATGGCGCATTTTAGTATGCAAGCTTGTAAAAATGCAGATCTTTATCCTGATATTTGGGATTATGATGAAGAAGAGGAAGAGATTGAAGAAGAAATCTGCGAGTATTTCCAAGCAATGAAAGATTTTTACAAGAAAATTTTAGAGCTCAATGGTAATGTCATGGTCACTATTTGTTAA
- the aguA gene encoding agmatine deiminase, producing the protein MMDSPKKLGYRMPAEYEPHHGTLMIWPTRPGSWPFQGKAAKKAFSQIIKTIAERETVYLLVEQDHLSEAQSYLGDKVVYLDIPTNDAWARDTGPTILLNDKREKLAVDWSFNAWGGTVDGLYQDYEEDNQVASRFAEALEMPVYDAKPFVLEGGAIHSDGRGTILVTESCLLSPGRNPHLSKEEIENTLLDSLGAEKVIWLPYGIYQDETNEHVDNVAAFVGPSELVLAWTDDKSDPQYAMSAADLELLEKETDAKGRPFTIHKLPIPALHQVVTEEDLLGYTYEEGEEERYAGERLAASYVNFYIANKAVLVPQFQDVNDQVALDILSKCFPDRKVVGIPARDILLGGGNIHCITQQIPE; encoded by the coding sequence ATGATGGACAGTCCAAAGAAATTAGGCTATCGTATGCCAGCAGAGTACGAACCACATCATGGAACCCTCATGATCTGGCCGACTCGACCAGGTTCATGGCCCTTCCAAGGAAAGGCTGCCAAAAAAGCATTTAGCCAAATTATCAAGACCATAGCAGAAAGGGAAACTGTTTATCTTTTGGTGGAGCAGGATCATCTATCTGAAGCCCAATCCTATCTAGGAGACAAGGTTGTTTATTTAGATATTCCGACAAATGATGCCTGGGCGCGTGATACTGGTCCGACCATTCTCCTCAATGATAAAAGGGAAAAGTTGGCAGTAGACTGGTCTTTCAATGCCTGGGGTGGTACAGTCGATGGTCTTTATCAAGATTATGAAGAGGATAACCAAGTAGCTAGTCGTTTTGCTGAGGCCTTGGAAATGCCTGTTTATGATGCTAAACCTTTTGTACTAGAAGGCGGTGCAATACATAGCGATGGTCGAGGAACGATTCTCGTGACTGAAAGTTGCTTGCTTAGTCCTGGTCGCAATCCTCATCTAAGTAAAGAGGAAATCGAAAATACCTTATTAGATAGCCTTGGAGCTGAAAAAGTTATTTGGCTTCCTTATGGTATTTATCAGGATGAAACCAATGAACACGTTGACAATGTTGCAGCCTTTGTAGGTCCTTCAGAGCTTGTTCTAGCTTGGACAGACGACAAAAGCGATCCTCAGTATGCCATGTCTGCAGCCGACCTTGAGCTTTTAGAAAAGGAAACGGATGCAAAAGGGCGTCCCTTCACCATTCATAAATTGCCTATCCCAGCGCTTCATCAAGTTGTAACCGAAGAGGATTTGCTAGGCTATACCTATGAAGAAGGTGAAGAAGAGCGTTATGCGGGTGAACGTCTTGCAGCTTCCTATGTTAATTTTTATATTGCCAACAAGGCTGTCCTTGTTCCCCAGTTTCAAGATGTCAATGACCAAGTTGCCTTAGATATCCTCAGTAAGTGTTTCCCAGACCGTAAAGTTGTCGGAATACCAGCCAGAGA
- a CDS encoding HEAT repeat domain-containing protein, producing the protein MDKEDLQKAYLDLEKESFPSGKRIKFVANLGSSQEIAYHYELICKDWNEGRNLHLEGSFDKHGRDGLEFLFEQLDEVKDEKQSVLTAYLIAEILSKSKHRDFYWSLCDQLIPILISLLDIKNTILRQKVVIALGWVGTEKEIGLLTRQMLGDGDAFCRAWSAASLMQLSFHRVKVEIISKEVKTSFIQAITEEKDLYACGMMIEAAQILFGKRWIPSSAVENMDLEKIEKAQKSAIRFLSKH; encoded by the coding sequence ATGGATAAAGAAGATTTACAAAAAGCATATCTTGACTTGGAAAAAGAAAGCTTTCCTTCTGGTAAAAGAATCAAATTTGTAGCTAATTTGGGTAGTTCCCAAGAAATCGCATATCATTATGAACTGATTTGCAAAGATTGGAATGAAGGTAGAAACCTGCATTTAGAAGGTAGCTTTGATAAACATGGAAGAGATGGATTAGAGTTTCTATTTGAACAGTTGGATGAAGTTAAAGATGAAAAACAAAGTGTATTGACTGCGTATCTTATAGCGGAAATCCTTTCTAAATCAAAGCATCGAGATTTTTATTGGTCGCTTTGTGACCAACTGATTCCTATTCTCATTTCACTTTTAGATATAAAGAATACTATTCTTCGTCAAAAGGTGGTCATAGCTTTAGGTTGGGTAGGAACAGAAAAAGAAATTGGTCTTTTGACAAGACAAATGCTAGGTGATGGAGATGCTTTTTGTCGTGCATGGTCTGCGGCAAGTCTCATGCAACTGTCCTTTCATAGAGTAAAAGTAGAAATCATATCCAAAGAAGTAAAGACCAGTTTTATTCAAGCTATTACCGAAGAAAAAGACCTCTATGCTTGCGGTATGATGATAGAAGCAGCTCAAATATTATTTGGCAAGAGATGGATACCATCTTCTGCAGTAGAAAATATGGACCTTGAAAAAATAGAAAAGGCTCAAAAATCTGCTATTAGATTTCTAAGTAAGCATTAG